Proteins found in one Oculatellaceae cyanobacterium genomic segment:
- a CDS encoding NADH:flavin oxidoreductase/NADH oxidase yields MHLFDPIKIREITYRNRIAVSPMCQYSSVDGYASDWHFVHLGSRAVGGAGLVMTEAAAVEARGRISPQDLGIWSDDHVENLARITKFIQVQGAVAGIQLAHAGRKASVYRPWDGGGTVPEDEGGWNEIIAPSAIPFSDGSLIPKALEIEEIQSLIQTFVDATHRAEAAGFQVVEIHAAHGYLLHEFLSPLTNQRTDDYGGSFLNRTRLLREVVQAVRQHLPERYPLFLRISATDWVEGGWDIEQSVELVGQLQPLGIDLVDCSSGAIIPKVSVPTGAGYQTPFSERIRRETGILTGAVGMITAPQQADHIIRTGQADMVLLGRELLRDPYWPLKASIELNQSGSWPPQYLRGKP; encoded by the coding sequence ATGCACCTTTTTGACCCGATCAAAATTCGTGAGATCACTTACCGCAACCGCATTGCCGTTTCACCCATGTGCCAATACTCCAGTGTGGACGGCTATGCCAGTGATTGGCACTTTGTCCATTTGGGTAGCCGTGCTGTAGGTGGGGCAGGGTTAGTGATGACTGAAGCCGCAGCAGTAGAAGCAAGGGGTCGCATCAGTCCTCAAGATTTGGGCATTTGGAGTGATGACCATGTGGAAAACTTAGCTCGCATTACTAAGTTTATCCAGGTACAGGGAGCAGTCGCGGGTATCCAGTTGGCTCATGCTGGGCGTAAAGCTAGTGTCTATCGTCCTTGGGACGGTGGGGGAACTGTACCTGAAGATGAGGGAGGATGGAATGAGATTATTGCCCCTAGTGCTATTCCCTTTTCTGATGGCAGTTTAATTCCAAAAGCCCTAGAAATAGAAGAAATTCAAAGTTTAATTCAAACTTTTGTTGATGCAACACATCGAGCCGAGGCAGCAGGTTTTCAGGTAGTGGAGATTCATGCTGCTCACGGTTATCTGCTGCATGAATTTCTTTCACCACTAACTAATCAGCGTACTGATGATTACGGTGGTTCTTTCTTGAACCGCACCCGCTTACTTAGAGAGGTGGTTCAGGCAGTTCGGCAACATTTGCCTGAGCGTTATCCCCTGTTTTTACGCATTTCTGCCACAGACTGGGTTGAGGGTGGTTGGGATATTGAGCAGTCGGTTGAGTTAGTGGGACAACTGCAACCACTAGGTATAGATTTGGTTGATTGTTCTTCAGGGGCAATTATCCCCAAAGTTTCAGTACCTACTGGCGCTGGATATCAAACGCCATTTTCTGAACGCATACGACGTGAGACAGGAATTTTAACAGGCGCTGTGGGAATGATTACTGCACCGCAGCAAGCGGATCACATTATTCGGACAGGTCAAGCTGATATGGTGCTACTAGGTCGTGAGTTATTACGCGACCCTTATTGGCCGCTAAAAGCATCTATAGAATTGAATCAATCAGGATCTTGGCCTCCTCAATATCTCAGAGGGAAACCTTAA
- a CDS encoding glucose 1-dehydrogenase, which translates to MGRVEGKVALITGGASGIGKATAKLLASEGAVVVFTDLDQRDITSVSAEIGSNAIFFPHDVTNSQQWEEVINLIRDRFHKLDILVNCAGIAGINAAQDPENATLDTWRQVMNINMEGVFLGCQHAIPLMKATGGAIVNISSYAAIIGTPLAVAYGASKAGVRQFSKSVALYCAQQGYKIRCNCILPGAILTPMWEGFLGSGDERNQRSEQITKQIPLGVWGQPEDVAYAVLYFASDESKFVTAAELVIDGGQSVG; encoded by the coding sequence ATGGGAAGAGTTGAAGGTAAAGTTGCTCTCATTACTGGTGGCGCTTCAGGAATTGGTAAGGCAACTGCTAAATTACTAGCAAGTGAAGGTGCAGTTGTAGTTTTTACTGATTTAGATCAGCGTGATATTACTAGCGTTAGTGCAGAAATTGGTAGCAATGCGATTTTTTTCCCGCATGATGTTACCAATTCACAACAATGGGAAGAGGTAATCAACCTGATACGCGATCGCTTTCACAAATTAGATATCCTGGTAAACTGTGCTGGTATTGCTGGCATCAATGCGGCACAAGATCCCGAAAACGCGACATTAGACACTTGGCGACAGGTGATGAATATAAATATGGAAGGCGTTTTTCTGGGATGTCAACACGCCATACCGCTAATGAAAGCAACAGGCGGCGCAATTGTAAATATTTCATCCTACGCTGCCATAATTGGTACGCCCTTAGCAGTTGCTTATGGTGCAAGTAAAGCTGGTGTGCGTCAATTTTCTAAATCAGTTGCTTTGTATTGCGCTCAACAAGGTTACAAAATTCGTTGTAATTGCATCTTGCCAGGAGCCATTTTAACTCCAATGTGGGAGGGATTTCTTGGTAGTGGAGATGAGAGAAATCAACGCAGTGAGCAAATTACTAAACAAATACCCTTGGGTGTGTGGGGACAACCAGAAGATGTTGCTTATGCAGTTCTTTATTTTGCTTCGGATGAATCAAAATTTGTTACTGCTGCGGAGTTGGTAATTGATGGTGGTCAATCTGTCGGTTGA
- a CDS encoding glutathione S-transferase family protein produces MFKLYDYFSSGNCYKIRLLLTQLQIPFQRIDVDILKGESRTPEFLTINPNGRVPVLETESGQFITESNAILFYLSQNTIFFPNDAFEQAQVMQWLFFEQYSHEPYIATSRYWISILGKAEEYRDAIQQKRQPGYAALGVMEKHLTNQHFFVGNRYTIADIGLFAYTHVADEGEFDLTKFPAIQKWIDRVKFQHNYIDITES; encoded by the coding sequence ATGTTTAAATTATATGATTATTTTTCCTCTGGAAACTGCTATAAAATTCGGTTGCTTCTGACACAACTACAAATACCGTTTCAAAGAATAGATGTAGACATACTTAAAGGTGAGTCTCGGACACCAGAATTTTTAACCATCAATCCCAACGGGCGTGTGCCTGTTTTAGAAACTGAATCAGGTCAATTTATAACAGAATCAAATGCTATCCTTTTTTATTTAAGCCAAAATACAATTTTTTTTCCTAATGATGCTTTTGAGCAAGCACAAGTAATGCAATGGTTATTTTTTGAGCAATATAGCCACGAACCATACATTGCTACCTCAAGATACTGGATTTCTATCCTTGGAAAAGCTGAAGAATATCGAGATGCTATCCAGCAAAAACGTCAACCTGGCTATGCTGCATTAGGTGTAATGGAGAAACATTTAACAAATCAGCATTTTTTTGTTGGAAATCGTTACACGATCGCAGACATTGGATTATTCGCTTATACCCACGTTGCTGATGAAGGAGAATTTGATTTAACTAAATTTCCAGCTATTCAAAAATGGATAGATCGTGTTAAATTCCAGCATAATTACATTGACATTACTGAATCTTAA